One Glycine max cultivar Williams 82 chromosome 3, Glycine_max_v4.0, whole genome shotgun sequence DNA window includes the following coding sequences:
- the LOC100814477 gene encoding serine/threonine-protein kinase BSK6: protein MGARCSKFSFCWFHSHLKPSVLESSDQENGEKGERKLWPSFGEFNLEQLKVATNGFSSENIVSEHGEKAPNVVYKGKLDNGQWIAIKRFNKFAWPDSRQFLEEAKQVGSLRSERLANLVGYCYEGEERLLVAEFMPHETLAKHLFHWEAQPMKWAMRLRVAFYLAQALEYCTSKGRGLYHDLNAYRILFDQDANPRLSCFGLMKNSRDGKSYSTNLAFTPPEYLRTGRVTPESVVYSFGTLLLDLLSGKHIPPSHALDLIRGKNFLMLMDSALEGHFSKDDGTELVRLASRCLQYEARERPNAKSLVASLLSLQKETEVPSYVLMGLQQETASSTKQLSLTPFGEACLRLDLTAIHEILEKTGYKDDEGIANELSFQLWTSQMQETLNLKKHGDTAFRAKDFVTAIDCYTQFIDGGTMVSPTVYARRCLSYLMNDMAQEALGDAMQAQVVSPEWPTSLYLQAACLFSLGMENDAQETLKDGTNMEARKNKN, encoded by the exons ATGGGGGCTCGTTGCTCTAAATTCTCTTTCTGCTGGTTCCACTCCCACCTCAAACCTTCTGTCCTTGAATCCTCTGACCAAG AAAATGGCGAGAAGGGTGAGAGAAAATTGTGGCCAAGTTTTGGTGAGTTCAATTTGGAGCAACTGAAGGTTGCCACAAATGGGTTCTCCTCAGAAAACATAGTGTCTGAGCATGGTGAGAAAGCTCCAAATGTTGTTTACAAAGGAAAACTTGATAATGGACAGTGGATAGCCATCAAACGTTTCAACAAGTTTGCCTGGCCTGATTCTCGCCAATTCCTC GAGGAAGCCAAACAAGTGGGGAGCCTTAGAAGTGAACGTCTAGCAAATTTGGTTGGTTATTGCTATGAAGGGGAAGAGAGGCTGCTAGTAGCAGAGTTTATGCCACATGAAACTCTGGCCAAGCATCTCTTTCATT GGGAGGCACAACCAATGAAATGGGCAATGAGGTTGAGGGTGGCTTTCTACTTAGCTCAAGCTCTAGAATATTGCACTAGTAAAGGAAGGGGTTTGTATCATGATCTCAATGCCTACAGGATCTTGTTTGATCAG GATGCTAATCCCAGGTTGTCTTGCTTTGGTCTCATGAAGAACAGTAGAGATGGCAAGAGTTACAGTACAAACCTGGCTTTCACCCCTCCTGAGTACTTAAGGACTG GTAGAGTGACTCCAGAGAGTGTGGTTTACAGTTTTGGAACTCTGCTGCTAGATCTCTTGAGTGGTAAACATATTCCACCAAGCCAT GCACTTGACTTAATTCGTGGCAAAAACTTTTTGATGTTGATGGATTCTGCCTTAGAGGGTCACTTTTCAAAGGATGATGGAACTGAGTTGGTTCGTTTGGCTTCTCGTTGTTTACAATATGAAGCTCGTGAGAGGCCAAATGCAAAGTCTCTTGTTGCATCTCTTTTGTCACTTCAGAAAGAGACAGAG GTCCCTTCATATGTTCTGATGGGTCTCCAGCAAGAAACTGCATCCTCAACAAAGCAATTGTCATTGACACCTTTTGGTGAAGCTTGTTTGAGACTGGACCTTACTGCAATACATGAAATATTGGAGAAAACTGGTTACAAGGATGATGAAGGAATTGCCAATGAG CTTTCCTTTCAATTGTGGACCAGTCAAATGCAAGAGACCTTGAATTTGAAGAAGCATGGAGATACTGCTTTTAGAGCTAAGGACTTTGTTACTGCCATTGACTGCTACACTCAA ttcatAGATGGAGGGACCATGGTGTCACCTACAGTGTATGCAAGACGCTgcttatcttatttaatgaatgACATGGCACAAGAAGCCCTTGGGGATGCAATGCAAGCCCAAGTGGTATCTCCAGAGTGGCCTACTTCTTTGTATCTTCAAGCAGCTTGTCTTTTCAGCCTCGGAATGGAAAATGATGCACAAGAGACTCTCAAAGACGGGACTAACATGGAAGccagaaaaaacaaaaactga